The Polynucleobacter sp. JS-JIR-5-A7 region TCACTGGCGCTTCCTCATTTACCTGATCTCCGCCACCAGCACTGGTAGCGCGTGGCTCAATCATATGGACATAAGCCAAGTTGTAAGTATTTAACTTCTGGATTGCTGCAGTAAATAGCGCCACTGGATCGCTATCAGCCATGTCATTAAAGGTGCCATAAGGTGAAAGACGAACGCCAACCTTATCACTGGGAAATACTTTACTGACTGCATCAATCACTTCGCCTAATAAACGCAAACGATTGTCGATTGAGCCGCCATATTGATCAGATCGTTGATTGGTTTTATCTTGCAAGAACTGATCCAATAAATAACCATTGGCAGAATGAATTTCAACCCCGTCAAAGCCTGCAAGCTTTGCATTCTGAGCGGCCGCTGTGTACTCTTTCAAAAGACGCGCAATATCATCTAAGCTCATTGCCTTGGGAGTTTCGTAGTCGTGCAACTTCCAATCAGCGCCATAAGTTTGCCCTGATGCAGCAATGGCCGAAGGAGCCTCCGGTACGCCCTGCTCTGGGTGTAATGAAGAATGAGAAATGCGTCCCACATGCCACAACTGCGCAACGATAGTGCCACCTTTGGCATGCACAGCGTCAACAATTTCTTTCCAGGCAGCCGTTTGCTCTGGCGAGTAAATACCCGGCGTTGCTGGATAACCCATTCCCAAAGGGGAAATTTGCGTTGCTTCTGTAATGATGAGGCCAGCACTCGCACGCTGCGCATAGTAAGTCTTTGCCAGTGGATTTGGTACGTCACCTGCTACTGCGCGCATCCTTGTCAGCGGCGCCATGACCAGGCGATTCTTTAATTGAATAGAACCCAGTTGTACTGGGGTAAACATAATTTCTTTTCCGGACATTAAATACTTTCTTTATGAATAATGAAACAACAGGGGTGACTCTAATAATATTTACTATTTCGTGCAGGGCTTACTTTGACTTTTGAAGATTGATACCAAAGCGCTCCCGAATACAAGCCGATAGCGCAGTAAACTCTGCGAGGTGGGCAGTAGACGATCTTGCAACCAAAGCAATGATCCGTTTTGGCGCAGGTGCAGCCATGGCTTTGGCAACCAAATCGCTGTTATTGAGCAGACTACTTTTCACTGCCATCTCTGGCAGCAAAGCAATCCCAAAACCAGATTCAACCATTTGCAACAAGGTCAACAAGCTAGTCGCTTCCATGCCCTCATCCTTCCGAATGTCTGCTTTTTTGCATGCTTGCAAGCTATGTTCGCGCAAACAATGCCCCTCTTCTAAGAGCAATAGTCGCTCCGCCATTTTGGCAGGCAAAGTAACCTCTTTGCCTTTGAGCGCTGGATCACCCTCGCGAGCTACCAACCAAAAGTGATCATCGAATAATTCTTCTACTAGCAGACCGCTGACATCATAAGGCAAGGCGATTAAGGCGAAATCCAATTTATGCTCAGCCAACCTAGATAACAAGTTCGCTGTTAAATCTTCTCGCAAAGTAATTTTAAGATCTGGAAATCGTTTACGGACTTCCGGTAAGACTGTGGGCAATAGGAATGGCGCAATCGTTGGAATCACCCCTAACCGAATGGTTGCTGTCATGGGCTTACCCGAAGCACCCGCATACTCCACTAAATCTTCAGAGGCCGTCAAAATTAATTTAGCGCGCTCAAGCACCTCTACACCCGCAGGAGTAATAGAAACATTTTGGCGATCACGCTCAACTAGCTTTATCCCCAAACCATCTTCTAATTCTTTTAAGCCAGCACTGAGAGTAGATTGCCCGACAAAACAGGTCTCAGCGGCACGAGTGAAATTCAGCTCTTTAGCTAAAGCCACCAAATAATTCAGCTGTCTTAATGACGGTAAATACGCCATGACGCCTCCTTATCGATTAATTTGATTAATAATAGCATATTCATTCATTGGAATGATATCAAGATACCCTCTGCAATAGGCTGTTGAGGCTCAGCAAGAAATAAAGCGGAATTAAATTTAAACTCATCCTTCAACATTAAAGGAACCAACATGAATTCTTGGCAATGTATCGTATGTGGCTTTATCTATGATGAAGCAAAAGGCCTTCCAGAAGATGGGATTGCCCCCGGTACCGCTTGGGCGGATGTACCAGATAACTGGGAGTGTCCAGATTGTGGAGTATCAAAATCTGACTTTGAAATGGTGCAGATTTAATCATCGAATCTATTTCGATATCTACATTGCATCACCACAATTAACGCATTACTAGGGAGTCCAGAGCTTGGATCAAAATAATTCGAAATCCTCATCTGCTATTGTCATTGTTGGTAGCGGATTGGCTGGATATACCGTCATACGCGAAATCCGAAAACTCGATAAAGAGATTCCTATTACGCTTGTGACAAAAGAGCCGGGATATTTTTACTCCAAACCGATGCTCTCAACTGCGCTAGCTGGGAAAAAAGAGGCAGCTCAATTAATTTCTACTCCAGCAGAGGCTATGGCAAGCCAATTAGGACTCAACATCTTATCTGAAACAGATGTGTATGCAATCGATAGCGCCAAGCAAATCATCATTACGAGTAAAGGTGAGATCACTTACCGTCAACTCGTCTTGGCTCTGGGCGCAGATCAGATTCGCCTCCCACTCCAAGGCAATGCCGCTCATGAAGTATTGACTGTCAATGATCTTGAAGATTATGCAAAGTTTCGCAATGCTATTTCAGGCAAAAAGAAAGTTGCCATTTTGGGTGCGGGACTGATTGGCTGCGAGTTTGCCAATGACTTAGTGCTAGGCAACTACGAAGTCGATGTTATTGACTTGGCACCTCAAGCTCTTGGACGCTTGATACCAGAGATGACAGCAAACGATTTGCAAAGTAAACTAAGTGCTGCTGGAGTACGTTGGCATTTCAACACCACTGTGCAATCCATCGATCGTAATAGCAATGAACTCAATATCACTTTAGCTAATGGCACTCTGATTGCTAGCGATGTAGTGCTGTCAGCTGTGGGACTAAAACCTCGCATTGATCTTGCTAAAGCAGCTGGCATAGCTACCGGCATTGGCATTCAAGTCGACCGAGAATTAGAAACCAATGCACCCCATGTATATGCACTAGGTGATTGTGCTGAAGTAGAAGGTCTGGTGCTGCCTTATGTGATGCCGATCATGCAAGCAGCTCGAGCATTGGCAGTGACGCTGACTGGTCAACGTACTGCCCTCACCTATCCTGCAATGCCCGTGATGGTGAAAACACCGGCATTGGCTACGATCGTTTCGCCCCCAGCCAAAGGTGTCGCTGGGCAGTGGAAAACCAATCCTGTTGAAGGCGGACTAGAAGCGCGCTTTGAGTCTGATGATGGCAAGCTTTTGGGATTTGTACTGATGGGCACAGCGACTGCACAACGTGGTGCCCTCACTAAGGAGTTGCCCGCTATTCTGGCCTAGCGTTTTTACGCTCACCCTTTAGGGAATAAAAAAGGCCCGCATCGCGGGCCTTTTTTATTAATGCGAACTCAGAGTGATTATGAAACGATCACGAACCAAGTAGTGTTATGTGATTGTGCAGACATCAAGAACAACATTGGCACTGAGAGCACTGTGTTCAAGCGGGATGTCAACATCGCAACCCGGGCAGATTTTGCTTTGACATCAGCTTCAACAGTTACGATGCCAAGAGCACGTTTCTGATTAGGCCAAATGATGAACCATACGTTGAAAGCCATTATCAAGGCAATCCACATGCCCAAGCCAATTGCACGGAATGGTGCTTGTAATGTAAACGCTTGATGGAGATAGCCATTCAAAGCAGCAACAATCAAACCAGTCACCACTGTGAAGAGTGCTGCGTAACGAAACCAAAACAATGCTGTTGGAGCAATCACTTTACCAATAGCTGGCTTTTGCTCATCTGGGATTTTTGGCATAGATGGAATTTGCACAAAGTTGAAGTACCAGAGCAAACCAATCCACATCACACCAAACATCACGTGCAACCAACGGAATATGAATGGCAATTCAGCAGAGCTAAAGTTACCGCCCAAAGCGAGAATAATTAAAACGAGGAGCACAAAACCAGCTAATACTGTGCGTCCCAATGAGGTCAAAATTGAAGCCATAAAAGGATCTCCTAGATATAAGAATGCGCTGTAACTATAAACGATTCTGCTGATTTTGTTCGGGTAGCCAAAATTCCATCATTCTTACCCAAAATTGTCACTTCGATAGTGACTTCGCCCAGTTTGGGGCGCAAAATAAGCAAAAAATAGCAACCGAACGAGACGATATATGCCTGCCCCATCTTTTTTCAAAACACTGATTTACCTCACGCTCACAGCATTTACTTACATCTCTAGCGTCTACGCTCAGGAATTTCCACCTAAGAAGACCATCACGATTGTGGTTGGCTTTGCAGCCGGCGGATCTGCTGACAGTGCAGCTCGTGTGATTGCCAAAAAATTAAGTGAAGATCTTGGACAAAATGTGATTGTGGACAATAAGCCCGGTGCTGGTGGCAACATTGCGCATGCTTATACCGCTACTGCACCAACTGATGGATCGGTCATCCTCTTTGGCTCCATCGGACCACTGTCTATCGCACCGCATCTGATGAAGTTACCCTATGATCCCCAAAAAGATTTAGCCCCCTTAACGATGGGGGTTACCTTCCCGAATGTCTTGGTGGTAATTCCAGAGCTGGGTGTCAAGAACTTTAAAGAATATATAGCGCTAGCCAAAAAGAATCCTGGCAAGATTACTTTTGCCTCTACAGGTAGTGGCTCTGCATCTCACTTACAGGGCGAACTCTTAAATGTACGTGCTGATATTGATACCGTTCATGTCCCCTATAAAGGTGGCAGCCCAGCGATGGTCGATCTTCTAGGTGGCCGAGTCTCTTCTTATTACTCTGCTCTAGCGACTGCTGATCCCTATATCAAAAATGGCAAGCTCATTCCGATTGCGACCACTGGATTAAAACGCGCACCCACCCTTCCCAATGTTCCAACGATTGCAGAGTCAGGCTATCCAGGATTTGATGCCAGTAACTGGTATGCATTTGTAGCACCAGGAAAAACGCCTGACATTATTTTAGAGAAGTGGAATAAAGCGCTAGTAGCAGCGCTGAAAGATAAGGTCACTAGTACGCAATTAGCCGAGCATGGCTTAACGCCCAATCCAGGTAGCAGGGAAGACTTACAAAAATACATTGCGAGTCAATCTGCGATGTGGGGCAAGATCATCGCAGATAAAAAGATCACTGATGAGTAAGCTCTGCAGAGTTACTCAAAGCTAGGGCTATAGGTAACAAATATTTACTGAGCAGCCCAACCGCCATCCATATTCCAAGCTACGCCACGAACTTCCGAGGCGTCAGGACCACAGAGAAATACCGCAAGCGCAGCTAACTGCTCTGGAGTTACAAACTCTCCAGACGGTTGCTTCTCCGATACCAAGGCAGTCTTAGCGGCGTCATTAGAAATACCTTCACGCTCAGCGCGGGCATCTACCTGCTTTTGTACCAATGGTGTCAATACCCAACCTGGGCAAATCGCATTACAAGTAATGCCAGTGCGGGCATTTTCAAGTGCAGTGACTTTGGTTAAACCAATGATGCCATGCTTAGCAGCGACATAAGCTGCCTTCTGCGTCGACGCAACCAAGCCATGAACAGAGGCAATATTAATAATACGGCCCCAGTTACGCTGTTTCATTCCCGGCAGCGCATGATGTGTCGTATGGAAGGCAGAACTTAAATTAATGGCAATGATGGCATCCCATTTATCTGTTGGGAATTCTTCAATATTGGCGGTGTACTGAATGCCAGCGTTATTCACCAAAATATCCAATGAGCCAAAACGTTTTTCCGTTTGCGCAATGAGATCTTTAATCTCGGCAGGCTTACTCATATCTGCGCCGTGGTAATCCACTTCGACCCCACAGGCCTTGATCTTGGCAATTGCTTCCTCTTTTTCGCCAAAGCCATTGACCATGATATTGGCACCTTGTTTTGCTAAAGCAATAGCCATACCCAAACCAATACCGCTAGTAGATCCTGTCACTAGGGCTGTTTTACCTTTTAATGAAGACATATCGATTTTTACCGTATCAAGTTAACCCAAAGACTAGCCCAAAAAGGGTTTGCCTAAAAACTTGATGTTACAGGATGTGCAAACCCCCATTCGGGGTTATGCACCAAGGTCAGGAGAAGCCTTGAAAAATTAGATTTTCTTGAGCACCCGCAGGATCTTCTCACAGGTAATTGGCTGATCAAACACTGCAGTATTAAACGGCAGCAAAGCATCGTTGATAGCATTTTGGACTGCGCCAGGAGCACCAGCAGTTCCGGCTTCACCAGCCCCTTTGGCACCCAGCTTAGAAGATTGGGTTGGGGTTTCTACGTGAGCCACCTCAATATCTGGCATCTCGTTTGCCATCGGCACAAGGTAGTCAGCCATACTGCCATTACGCAGCAAACCACTCTCATCGTAGAGGCACTCTTCAAAGAGCACACCACCGATACCCTGAACAATCGCGCCGCGAACTTGCTCATCGACCAACATCGGATTAAGTACACGACCACAGTCTTCTACCGCCCAATGTTTGAGGAGCTTCACAAAGCCGGTATCAGGATCTACTTCCACATACGAGGCTTGTACACCGTTAGTAAAGATGAATGGATAATCTTTTTGGGTGTAATGGCGAGTCACCATTAAGTCTGCAGAAAAGCCCGCTGGCAGAGTATCGGTCCGGAAATAGCCAATGCGGCCGATTTCACTAAAAGGCAATAACTGTTCACCAGTTGCTTTATCCAAAACATGACTGCGATGCACGCTTAACTCAGCAACCGGACGATTCAAAATCGCACCCGCCAGTTTCAAAATATTTTCTTGCAATGCTTGGCAGGCCAGCAATACTGCTTCGCCGCCAACGCCAGCCCCACGGGAAGCCCAAGTACCGCCGCCGTAAGGGGTGACATCGGTATCGCCAGTAACAATACGTACTTGATTAATAGATACACCTACAGCATCTGCAGCAATCTGCGCATAGATACCTTCTGTGCCTTGACCTTGTTCACCAAC contains the following coding sequences:
- a CDS encoding hydrogen peroxide-inducible genes activator → MAYLPSLRQLNYLVALAKELNFTRAAETCFVGQSTLSAGLKELEDGLGIKLVERDRQNVSITPAGVEVLERAKLILTASEDLVEYAGASGKPMTATIRLGVIPTIAPFLLPTVLPEVRKRFPDLKITLREDLTANLLSRLAEHKLDFALIALPYDVSGLLVEELFDDHFWLVAREGDPALKGKEVTLPAKMAERLLLLEEGHCLREHSLQACKKADIRKDEGMEATSLLTLLQMVESGFGIALLPEMAVKSSLLNNSDLVAKAMAAPAPKRIIALVARSSTAHLAEFTALSACIRERFGINLQKSK
- a CDS encoding NAD(P)/FAD-dependent oxidoreductase, giving the protein MDQNNSKSSSAIVIVGSGLAGYTVIREIRKLDKEIPITLVTKEPGYFYSKPMLSTALAGKKEAAQLISTPAEAMASQLGLNILSETDVYAIDSAKQIIITSKGEITYRQLVLALGADQIRLPLQGNAAHEVLTVNDLEDYAKFRNAISGKKKVAILGAGLIGCEFANDLVLGNYEVDVIDLAPQALGRLIPEMTANDLQSKLSAAGVRWHFNTTVQSIDRNSNELNITLANGTLIASDVVLSAVGLKPRIDLAKAAGIATGIGIQVDRELETNAPHVYALGDCAEVEGLVLPYVMPIMQAARALAVTLTGQRTALTYPAMPVMVKTPALATIVSPPAKGVAGQWKTNPVEGGLEARFESDDGKLLGFVLMGTATAQRGALTKELPAILA
- a CDS encoding rubredoxin — encoded protein: MNSWQCIVCGFIYDEAKGLPEDGIAPGTAWADVPDNWECPDCGVSKSDFEMVQI
- a CDS encoding urate hydroxylase PuuD produces the protein MASILTSLGRTVLAGFVLLVLIILALGGNFSSAELPFIFRWLHVMFGVMWIGLLWYFNFVQIPSMPKIPDEQKPAIGKVIAPTALFWFRYAALFTVVTGLIVAALNGYLHQAFTLQAPFRAIGLGMWIALIMAFNVWFIIWPNQKRALGIVTVEADVKAKSARVAMLTSRLNTVLSVPMLFLMSAQSHNTTWFVIVS
- a CDS encoding alkene reductase, whose amino-acid sequence is MSGKEIMFTPVQLGSIQLKNRLVMAPLTRMRAVAGDVPNPLAKTYYAQRASAGLIITEATQISPLGMGYPATPGIYSPEQTAAWKEIVDAVHAKGGTIVAQLWHVGRISHSSLHPEQGVPEAPSAIAASGQTYGADWKLHDYETPKAMSLDDIARLLKEYTAAAQNAKLAGFDGVEIHSANGYLLDQFLQDKTNQRSDQYGGSIDNRLRLLGEVIDAVSKVFPSDKVGVRLSPYGTFNDMADSDPVALFTAAIQKLNTYNLAYVHMIEPRATSAGGGDQVNEEAPVTSELFRKAYQGQFITAGGYDQAMGEKVLEAGLADAVAYGRLYISNPDLVERFQSNASLNPYNRATFYGGQEAGYTDYPTL
- a CDS encoding tripartite tricarboxylate transporter substrate binding protein; amino-acid sequence: MPAPSFFKTLIYLTLTAFTYISSVYAQEFPPKKTITIVVGFAAGGSADSAARVIAKKLSEDLGQNVIVDNKPGAGGNIAHAYTATAPTDGSVILFGSIGPLSIAPHLMKLPYDPQKDLAPLTMGVTFPNVLVVIPELGVKNFKEYIALAKKNPGKITFASTGSGSASHLQGELLNVRADIDTVHVPYKGGSPAMVDLLGGRVSSYYSALATADPYIKNGKLIPIATTGLKRAPTLPNVPTIAESGYPGFDASNWYAFVAPGKTPDIILEKWNKALVAALKDKVTSTQLAEHGLTPNPGSREDLQKYIASQSAMWGKIIADKKITDE
- a CDS encoding 3-hydroxybutyrate dehydrogenase, which encodes MSSLKGKTALVTGSTSGIGLGMAIALAKQGANIMVNGFGEKEEAIAKIKACGVEVDYHGADMSKPAEIKDLIAQTEKRFGSLDILVNNAGIQYTANIEEFPTDKWDAIIAINLSSAFHTTHHALPGMKQRNWGRIINIASVHGLVASTQKAAYVAAKHGIIGLTKVTALENARTGITCNAICPGWVLTPLVQKQVDARAEREGISNDAAKTALVSEKQPSGEFVTPEQLAALAVFLCGPDASEVRGVAWNMDGGWAAQ